The following are from one region of the Prionailurus bengalensis isolate Pbe53 chromosome A2, Fcat_Pben_1.1_paternal_pri, whole genome shotgun sequence genome:
- the GNGT1 gene encoding guanine nucleotide-binding protein G(T) subunit gamma-T1, with translation MPVINIEDLTEKDKLKMEVDQLKKEVTLERMLVSKCCEEVRDYVEERSGEDPLVKGIPEDKNPFKELKGGCVIS, from the exons ATGCCAGTGATCAATATTGAGGACCTGACGGAAAAGGACAAATTGAAGATGGAAGTCGACCAGCTCAAGAAAGAAGTAACACTGGAAAGAATGCTG gtCTCCAAATGTTGTGAAGAAGTAAGGGATTATGTTGAAGAAAGATCTGGCGAAGATCCACTAGTAAAGGGTATCCCAGAGGACAAAAATCCCTTCAAGGAGCTCAAAGGAGGCTGTGtgatttcataa
- the GNG11 gene encoding guanine nucleotide-binding protein G(I)/G(S)/G(O) subunit gamma-11, producing the protein MPALHIEDLPEKEKLKMEVEQLRKEVKLQRQQVSKCSEEIKNYIEERSGEDPLVKGIPEDKNPFKEKGSCIIS; encoded by the exons ATGCCGGCCCTTCACATCGAAGATTTGCCAGAAAAGGAAAAGCTGAAGATGGAAGTTGAGCAACTGCGCAAAGAAGTGAAATTGCAGAGGCAACAG gtgTCTAAATGttctgaagaaataaagaactatATTGAAGAACGTTCTGGAGAGGATCCTCTTGTGAAAGGAATTCCAGAAGACAAGAATCCTTTTAAAGAGAAAGGCAGCtgtattatttcataa